From Bradyrhizobium sp. NDS-1, the proteins below share one genomic window:
- a CDS encoding thiol-disulfide oxidoreductase DCC family protein has translation MPAANFTIYYKTRCPVCDAGIDWQRNKLLALVRAGIVEFKDINEQLDALAHFGATLDDIRRRLHATDEAGRLIVGADVAIALWRLTPGEGRLAALFGNRVALPFTRFVYDRFSDLLFAWNKRSGRW, from the coding sequence ATGCCGGCTGCCAATTTCACCATCTACTACAAGACCCGCTGCCCCGTCTGCGACGCCGGCATCGACTGGCAGCGCAACAAGTTGCTGGCTCTGGTGCGCGCGGGCATTGTTGAGTTCAAGGACATCAACGAGCAGCTGGATGCGCTGGCGCACTTCGGTGCCACGCTCGACGACATCAGGCGCCGCCTGCATGCGACCGATGAAGCTGGACGGCTCATCGTCGGCGCGGATGTCGCGATTGCGTTGTGGAGGCTGACGCCGGGGGAGGGGCGGCTCGCTGCGCTGTTCGGCAATCGCGTGGCGCTGCCGTTCACGCGGTTTGTCTACGACCGGTTTTCCGATCTGCTGTTCGCCTGGAATAAGAGGAGCGGGCGCTGGTGA